A section of the Drosophila sechellia strain sech25 chromosome 3L, ASM438219v1, whole genome shotgun sequence genome encodes:
- the LOC6616352 gene encoding peroxisomal membrane protein PEX16 — translation MDKLKDMLKAYEAWVGKNPDVVGDFETTAKWVSYFIAGRISSSNVVSELVYTLSNMLVFYNDRIIEKARNAEKNSVIQLQSKLCYRLKVTLTTLEYSEVFIEISARRLFGQSGKWLVIALIQAFKAAGRFFILKHSTSDIITSPPIAALNRRAIGKQRKNSGDGAASSTNDLLQSQHSITFQLKRSGRVIRKVEGAPPLQYRDFKLHIDNNEAAKTQIPRKLLQAEYLYISKPLIHLLAMGLFGRRSWKQYMVALSIDLYSIHLYRQHRDLMSKQQKLELSRRCINIMYFLVRSPFYDSFTKSRLERILDFVATSVPIAKVVAKPLKDYIPTWQSTYFYLWST, via the exons ATGGACAAACTGAAGGACATGCTGAAGGCGTACGAGGCGTGGGTGGGCAAAAACCCCGACGTGGTGGGAGATTTCGAGACCACAGCCAAGTGGGTATCCTACTTTATAGCAG GTCGCATTTCCTCATCAAATGTGGTCAGTGAGCTGGTGTACACGCTGTCCAACATGCTGGTGTTCTACAACGATCGGATCATCGAAAAGGCTCGCAATGCCGAGAAAAATTCGGTGATCCAACTGCAATCGAAACTTTGCTACCGTCTAAAGGTCACGTTGACGACACTCGAATATAGCGAGGTTTTCATCGAGATATCAGCCCGCCGGCTTTTCGGTCAATCCGGCAAGTGGCTGGTGATAGCGCTAATACAGGCCTTCAAGGCAGCGGGCCGTTTCTTTATCTTGAAACACTCCACCTCGGATATAATCACCTCACCGCCCATCGCCGCACTGAATCGAAGAGCCATTGGCAAGCAGAGGAAGAATTCGGGGGATGGTGCGGCTTCTTCCACAAACGATTTGCTGCAGTCCCAACACTCCATCACCTTCCAATTGAAGCGATCTGGCCGTGTGATTCGTAAAGTGGAGGGTGCTCCTCCCCTGCAATACCGCGACTTCAAGCTTCATATAGACAACAATGAAGCGGCGAAGACGCAAATTCCTAGGAAACTCCTGCAAGCAGAATACCTGTATATATCGAAGCCACTAATCCACCTGCTCGCCATGGGGCTGTTCGGCCGTAGAAGTTGGAAGCAATATATGGTGGCATTATCCATTGATTTGTATAGCATTCACCTCTACCGTCAGCATCGCGACCTCATGTCCAAGCAACAAAAACTGGAGCTGAGCAGGCGATGCATAAACATCATGTACTTCCTGGTCCGATCGCCGTTCTATGATAGCTTCACCAAATCCAGACTGGAGCGGATCCTCGACTTTGTGGCCACAAGTGTGCCCATTGCTAAGGTGGTGGCCAAACCCCTCAAAGATTACATTCCCACGTGGCAAAGCACTTACTTCTATCTGTGGTCCACTTAG
- the LOC6616353 gene encoding peroxisomal membrane protein PEX14: protein MSSNNTDTGDTTVMATATSVQHDVEADVYEQLPRESLITTAVSFLQNTKVRHTTLIQKQQFLRSKGLTAHEIQLACERAGVFTQDPNNPNSSPNTVISIGSQLHALQPQPTALGRIREIIHSAALFSGVVYAVYLFWKKYIAPYLFGKPKKKAVDEVLDDIDKKVDTRTNDLNKEILAVRDLITTQQREHAQQLNREFSNFRSDLDAIKGLLLNRKQFAGPVATIAVPSIPAWQLAGSPHHHHRHSGSDDNEKGDDAGSGSGSSETEVVTKNSDSSLEIM, encoded by the exons ATGTCCAGCAACAACACGGACACTGGGGACACCACCGTCATGGCAACGGCTACCTCGGTGCAGCACGATGTCGAGGCCGACGTATATGAGCAATTGCCCCGAGAGTCGCTA ATAACCACTGCAGTCAGTTTTCTACAAAACACCAAGGTGCGCCACACGACACTTATCCAGAAGCAGCAGTTCCTACGGTCCAAAGGTCTCACCGCTCACGAAATCCAGCTGGCCTGTGAACGGGCCGGCGTTTTCACCCAAGACCCCAACAATCCCAATTCCAGTCCGAACACCGTCATTAGCATTGGATCCCAGTTGCACGCGCTGCAGCCGCAGCCGACTGCCTTGGGCCGGATCAGGGAAATCATCCATTCGGCAGCCCTGTTCAGCGGAGTCGTCTACGCAGTCTACCTCTTCTGGAAG AAATACATTGCGCCTTACCTGTTCGGCAAGCCCAAGAAGAAGGCGGTCGATGAAGTCCTGGACGACATAGACAAGAAGGTGGATACGCGCACCAACGACCTCAACAAGGAGATTTTGGCGGTCAGGGATTTGATCACCACACAGCAAAGGGAACACGCTCAGCAGCTGAACCGCGAATTTAGTAACTTCCGCAGCGATCTGGATGCCATCAAGGGCCTGCTTTTGAACCGAAAACAGTTCGCCGGCCCTGTGGCCACGATCGCAGTGCCATCCATTCCCGCCTGGCAGTTGGCCGGCTCCCCGCATCACCATCACCGGCACAGCGGTTCGGACGACAACGAGAAGGGCGATGATGCTGGATCCGGGTCCGGCTCGTCGGAGACCGAGGTGGTCACCAAGAATAGTGACTCCAGCTTGGAGATCATGTAA